A single window of Nocardioides baekrokdamisoli DNA harbors:
- a CDS encoding heme o synthase, which yields MTHVSDPIPDVVSVDRVRLVDVIAAYVGLTKPRVIELLLLTTVPVMFFATGGVPKLGLVIATVIGGTLSAGSASVFNCVYDRDIDEQMRRTRRRALPRHIVSPTAALIFGVVLAVVSTAVLWAWVNPLSAALSLGANAFYVFIYTMLLKRRTTQNIVWGGIAGCFPALIGWTAVRDTVSWEPFVLFLVVFFWTPPHTWALAMRYREDYAQVDVPMLPVVRSARAVAAQIVAYSWVMVATSLAIVGSDRIGWFYPVAALILGGAFLVQAHRFHTRTKTSDDLSVLQPMELFHSSNLYLSLLFVAVAIDPLITR from the coding sequence GTGACGCATGTCAGCGACCCGATCCCGGACGTGGTGTCCGTGGACCGCGTTCGGCTGGTCGACGTCATCGCGGCGTACGTGGGCCTCACCAAACCGCGCGTGATCGAACTGTTGTTGCTCACCACCGTCCCCGTGATGTTCTTCGCCACCGGGGGAGTGCCCAAGCTCGGTCTCGTGATCGCCACCGTGATCGGTGGCACATTGTCGGCTGGCTCGGCGTCGGTCTTCAACTGTGTCTATGACCGCGACATCGACGAGCAGATGCGGCGTACGCGCCGTCGCGCACTGCCGCGACACATCGTCTCGCCGACCGCGGCGCTGATCTTCGGCGTCGTGCTTGCGGTGGTCTCCACTGCGGTGCTCTGGGCCTGGGTGAACCCTCTCTCGGCTGCGCTCTCACTGGGTGCCAACGCGTTCTACGTGTTCATCTACACGATGCTGCTCAAGCGCCGTACCACCCAGAACATCGTCTGGGGTGGCATCGCCGGCTGCTTCCCGGCGCTGATCGGCTGGACCGCGGTCCGCGACACGGTCTCCTGGGAACCGTTCGTGCTGTTCCTCGTCGTCTTCTTCTGGACGCCACCGCACACCTGGGCCCTGGCTATGCGCTACCGCGAGGACTACGCCCAGGTCGATGTGCCGATGCTGCCGGTCGTGAGGTCCGCTCGCGCAGTCGCTGCGCAGATCGTGGCGTACTCGTGGGTGATGGTGGCGACCTCACTCGCGATCGTCGGTTCTGACCGGATCGGCTGGTTCTACCCGGTCGCGGCGCTGATCCTCGGTGGAGCGTTCCTCGTCCAGGCACACCGGTTCCACACGCGTACCAAGACCTCCGACGACCTCTCCGTGCTCCAGCCGATGGAGTTGTTCCACAGCAGCAACCTCTACCTGTCGCTGCTCTTTGTGGCCGTGGCCATCGACCCCCTGATCACTCGTTGA
- a CDS encoding COX15/CtaA family protein, translating into MGVKDITNRMAPYLQPLAWTTLIANILIVVTGGVVRLTGSGLGCPTWPQCQGNSLVPHGAVNHHKIIEFSNRSLTDVLVVIAIVTVVAAWTTPHRKQAVWIALGIPAQAVLGGITVLTDLNPWVVSLHLMLSMAIIALSVRLLLTVLGRCSAPDVLGVAQGLAAAAVLYLGTVVTGAGPHAGDEKAHRNGLSALQTAQLHTDAVMLLTGLTIALVVLRRSPAAYALLAAVVVNAVIGFVQYFTHLPIPLVAAHMFGASLVAAASTWVLLERRNSLA; encoded by the coding sequence ATGGGAGTGAAAGACATCACGAACCGAATGGCGCCGTACCTGCAGCCGCTGGCCTGGACGACCCTGATTGCCAACATCCTGATCGTCGTCACCGGCGGCGTCGTACGCCTCACCGGCTCCGGTCTGGGATGTCCGACCTGGCCGCAGTGCCAGGGCAACTCGCTCGTGCCCCACGGTGCGGTCAACCACCACAAGATCATTGAGTTCTCCAACCGGTCACTGACTGACGTCCTGGTCGTGATCGCCATCGTCACGGTGGTAGCCGCATGGACCACGCCGCACCGCAAACAGGCCGTGTGGATCGCCCTCGGCATCCCCGCGCAGGCCGTACTCGGTGGCATCACCGTGCTCACCGACCTCAACCCATGGGTCGTCTCGCTCCACCTGATGCTCTCGATGGCCATCATCGCCTTGTCGGTACGCCTGCTCCTCACCGTGCTCGGCCGATGCAGCGCGCCGGATGTCCTCGGCGTGGCACAGGGTCTCGCCGCCGCTGCGGTGCTCTACCTCGGCACCGTGGTGACAGGCGCCGGCCCACACGCTGGTGACGAGAAGGCGCACCGCAACGGACTGTCGGCGCTTCAGACCGCGCAGCTGCACACCGATGCCGTGATGCTCCTCACCGGCCTCACGATCGCCCTCGTCGTCCTCCGTCGTTCCCCGGCGGCGTACGCGCTCCTCGCTGCGGTCGTGGTCAACGCGGTCATCGGGTTCGTCCAGTACTTCACGCACCTGCCGATCCCCCTTGTGGCCGCGCACATGTTCGGCGCCTCACTGGTCGCCGCAGCCTCCACCTGGGTGCTGTTGGAGCGGCGTAATTCACTCGCCTGA
- a CDS encoding EamA family transporter — translation MSPRHRLLAALMAVIWGVNFVVIDAGMGDVPPLVFAAIRFLGVAPLALFIPRPRASARAVIGVGLFMFAGQYGFLYLSMAAGLPAGLAALMLQAQVPLTIAFAAIALRERPGVRTLLGVAVAAAGLVVVGIGRGGAISLGAVVLVGFAAITWAIGNVIARGSGAPSGLPLTVWASLVPPVPLAVLALAVSGPSGVAHGLGTFGWAALASTAYTVILSTVAGFTIFNGLLARYSSASVVPWVLVVPPVGMVASAIFLGERPNAAEIIGGVVLIAGAWLALSPPRRKVRFTAPNGEVYSAER, via the coding sequence ATGAGTCCCCGCCACCGCCTGCTGGCCGCGTTGATGGCGGTAATCTGGGGCGTGAACTTCGTCGTCATCGATGCCGGCATGGGCGATGTCCCACCGCTGGTCTTCGCGGCGATCCGCTTCCTCGGTGTCGCGCCGCTCGCGCTCTTCATCCCACGGCCCCGAGCCAGCGCCCGGGCAGTGATCGGCGTCGGATTGTTCATGTTCGCTGGTCAGTACGGCTTCCTCTACCTGTCGATGGCGGCCGGCCTCCCCGCCGGACTTGCCGCTCTGATGCTGCAGGCCCAGGTGCCCCTGACGATCGCCTTCGCAGCCATCGCGCTGCGCGAACGTCCGGGAGTGCGCACTCTTCTCGGCGTAGCGGTCGCTGCGGCAGGACTCGTCGTCGTCGGGATCGGCCGGGGTGGAGCGATCTCACTGGGAGCCGTGGTCCTCGTCGGCTTCGCTGCGATCACGTGGGCGATCGGCAATGTGATCGCTCGCGGCTCCGGCGCACCGTCGGGGCTCCCGCTCACGGTCTGGGCCTCACTCGTACCGCCGGTCCCACTCGCAGTCCTGGCCCTGGCCGTCAGCGGACCGAGCGGAGTCGCCCACGGACTGGGCACCTTCGGATGGGCCGCGCTGGCCTCCACGGCGTACACCGTGATCCTGTCGACCGTCGCCGGATTCACGATCTTCAACGGGTTGCTGGCTCGCTACTCGTCGGCCAGCGTCGTCCCGTGGGTCCTGGTCGTTCCGCCGGTCGGGATGGTGGCCTCGGCCATCTTCCTGGGCGAGCGACCGAATGCAGCCGAGATCATCGGCGGGGTCGTGCTCATCGCAGGCGCCTGGCTCGCCCTCTCCCCACCGCGCCGAAAGGTGAGGTTTACAGCGCCGAACGGTGAGGTTTACAGCGCCGAACGGTGA